In the genome of Methanobrevibacter sp. TMH8, one region contains:
- the cfbA gene encoding sirohydrochlorin nickelochelatase has protein sequence MGLNSSQSSENTNFTNNDLKTSNIIPDDFGVLLISHGSSLPYAEETFKEIANKFVIKTGYNTEVGYMKVAEPSISKAIDILVSKNENLKKIIAMPVFLAPGIHTNIDIPIILGLEPKETDPRCPDGNYSDDHYLNKTEPVNFTGEIDLIDCIGPDPVIIDIINKKVELAIKKSNKDINSEKTGVLLVSHGSRLNYNREFITDIYNQYKNQTKFHVGQGFMELCEPTISQAIDEMINKADFERLVVVPVFLAPGVHTTRDIPTILGILEENESNSHNHSHGHSHNHNHDHVHVHGDNVDFDGEILYTEPLGDEDLIIDIIKNRIESKIIE, from the coding sequence ATGGGTTTAAATTCAAGCCAGTCAAGTGAAAATACTAATTTCACAAATAATGACTTGAAAACATCGAATATAATTCCTGATGATTTTGGAGTTCTTCTTATTAGTCATGGAAGTAGTTTACCCTATGCAGAAGAAACTTTCAAAGAAATAGCTAATAAATTTGTTATTAAAACAGGATATAACACTGAAGTTGGATATATGAAGGTAGCTGAACCTTCTATTTCTAAAGCTATTGATATTTTAGTCAGTAAAAATGAAAATTTAAAAAAAATAATAGCTATGCCAGTATTTTTAGCTCCAGGAATTCATACAAACATTGATATACCAATTATTTTAGGTTTAGAACCAAAAGAAACCGATCCAAGATGCCCTGATGGAAATTATTCTGATGATCATTATCTTAATAAAACCGAACCTGTAAACTTTACTGGAGAAATCGATTTAATCGATTGTATTGGCCCTGATCCTGTTATTATAGATATCATTAATAAAAAAGTGGAATTAGCTATAAAAAAATCAAATAAGGATATAAACTCAGAAAAAACAGGTGTTTTACTTGTTAGTCATGGGAGTAGATTAAATTATAACAGAGAGTTTATAACTGATATTTATAATCAATATAAAAATCAAACTAAATTTCATGTTGGACAAGGTTTTATGGAACTTTGTGAACCTACAATCTCACAAGCTATTGATGAAATGATAAATAAAGCTGATTTCGAAAGATTAGTTGTTGTTCCTGTATTTTTAGCTCCAGGAGTTCATACTACTAGAGACATTCCTACTATCTTAGGTATTCTTGAAGAAAATGAATCAAATTCTCATAATCATTCTCACGGTCATTCCCATAATCATAATCATGATCATGTTCATGTTCATGGAGATAATGTCGATTTTGATGGTGAAATTCTCTATACTGAACCACTAGGGGATGAAGATCTAATTATTGATATCATTAAAAATAGAATTGAGAGTAAAATTATTGAATAA
- a CDS encoding Zn-ribbon domain-containing OB-fold protein: MSDIIRSWRHIQQRYNLIGSKCTNCDGVYFPPRVICPKCRRKGNIENIQFSGKGKIHSFSIVETPTDDFKTIAPYAVAIIELEEGAKLTSQLVECDLDEIEIGDPVEMVFRKIREDGDDGVISYGFKFKPVK; this comes from the coding sequence ATGTCTGATATTATAAGAAGCTGGCGTCATATTCAACAAAGATATAACCTTATTGGATCTAAATGTACTAATTGTGATGGAGTATACTTTCCCCCAAGGGTAATTTGCCCGAAATGTAGAAGAAAAGGAAATATAGAAAATATTCAATTTAGTGGGAAAGGAAAAATTCATAGCTTTTCAATAGTTGAAACTCCAACTGATGATTTTAAAACTATAGCACCTTATGCAGTAGCTATTATTGAATTAGAAGAAGGTGCAAAACTCACATCTCAACTTGTGGAATGTGATTTAGATGAAATTGAAATCGGAGATCCTGTTGAAATGGTATTTAGAAAAATCAGAGAAGACGGTGATGATGGAGTAATTTCATATGGGTTTAAATTCAAGCCAGTCAAGTGA
- the cfbA gene encoding sirohydrochlorin nickelochelatase, whose amino-acid sequence MIEKEPNFTSENTGILLMSHGSRHPLASETFNKIADMFREETDFKVNVGYMEIHEPNIPKALDELVKGTKIDTIIAVPVFLAHGMHTTRDIPKILRLTDDEATDDQNTPKHHSHEEKHHSSNEDHSHEEKHQHGHHHHHDLEKIDFDGKIIYTEPLGADSLVIEIIKNRVNNALKIK is encoded by the coding sequence ATGATAGAAAAAGAACCAAATTTTACATCAGAAAATACAGGAATACTATTAATGAGTCATGGAAGTAGACATCCATTGGCTAGTGAAACTTTTAATAAAATAGCTGATATGTTTAGAGAAGAAACTGATTTTAAAGTGAATGTAGGATATATGGAGATTCATGAACCTAATATTCCTAAAGCTCTTGATGAACTAGTAAAAGGTACAAAAATCGATACAATAATTGCAGTTCCTGTTTTTTTAGCTCATGGAATGCATACAACTAGAGATATTCCTAAAATACTGAGATTAACCGATGATGAAGCAACTGACGACCAAAATACCCCTAAACATCATAGTCATGAGGAAAAACACCATTCAAGTAATGAAGATCATAGTCATGAAGAAAAGCATCAGCATGGTCATCATCACCATCATGACCTTGAAAAGATTGATTTTGATGGAAAAATAATATATACAGAACCTTTGGGAGCAGATTCTTTGGTTATTGAAATAATTAAAAATAGAGTTAATAATGCTTTAAAAATTAAATAA
- a CDS encoding DNA-directed DNA polymerase II small subunit — translation MTTEVLFKFAKKDINLSPKAYDLINGLEDPLDFSSSLIVRLKSQEFSKNDLISLDAVIVEEFIKTLGLDLPSHDGGENSISKSQKTLIHNEKQDNNVDENTIGENEIDNDSYKVNNIKKPICSSGPNSSIVDTISTISTDFTDSNHNSIDELGEMGEIDKIDKVTDGTVKNIDDYNPQDIPTEIEVKKFEASKCKRNSKESTIDYDFEILQDTSKKSYTSGEIGNLITYFKNRYDKLSNILSRRPELKAYQKINDLEEKATDLNLILMVREIRTTKNGHRIIVFEDDTDEISVLFHKDNHELFRQSEKLVKDEIIGLIAERKGDLAIATQIIQPGVPRIAQKSMDFSAVFTSDVHIGSLTFLEDAFVRFTDWLNGDYGTEEQREIGNDIKYMIVGGDIVDGIGVYPNQDKELAIKDITEQYDEAARLLGNIRSDIKIIISPGNHDASRVAEPQPAIPEKYAKSLYELNNVEFVSNPSIVSLDGWNTLIYHGRGFDDIAITVKGFSHERNDLIMEELLNKRHLAPIYGERTPLASELEDHLVIDNIPDIFHTGHVHINTYKNYKGVHMINSGTFQTQTEFQKVHNILPTCAEVPVLHRGVYKQLKFI, via the coding sequence ATGACAACAGAAGTTCTTTTTAAATTTGCCAAAAAAGATATTAATTTATCTCCAAAAGCTTATGATTTAATCAATGGATTAGAAGATCCTTTAGACTTTTCATCATCACTCATTGTTAGATTAAAGAGTCAAGAATTTTCTAAAAATGATTTAATTTCTTTAGATGCTGTAATAGTTGAAGAATTTATAAAAACCTTAGGCTTAGATCTTCCATCACATGATGGTGGTGAAAATTCAATTTCTAAATCTCAAAAAACTCTTATTCATAATGAAAAACAGGATAATAATGTTGATGAAAATACTATTGGAGAAAACGAAATTGATAATGATAGTTATAAAGTGAACAATATTAAAAAACCTATTTGTTCTTCAGGTCCTAATTCTTCTATTGTTGATACTATTTCTACTATTTCTACTGATTTTACTGATTCTAATCATAATTCTATTGATGAACTGGGTGAAATGGGTGAAATAGATAAAATTGATAAAGTTACTGATGGGACTGTTAAAAATATTGATGATTATAATCCTCAAGATATTCCAACTGAAATCGAAGTTAAGAAATTTGAAGCTTCTAAATGTAAAAGAAATTCTAAAGAATCTACAATAGACTATGATTTTGAGATACTTCAAGATACTAGTAAAAAATCTTATACTAGTGGGGAAATTGGGAATTTAATTACATATTTCAAAAATAGATATGATAAATTGTCAAATATTCTCTCTCGAAGACCAGAACTTAAAGCATATCAAAAAATAAATGATCTTGAAGAAAAAGCAACAGATTTAAACCTAATTTTAATGGTTAGAGAGATTAGAACCACAAAAAATGGACATAGAATTATTGTATTTGAAGATGATACAGATGAAATAAGTGTTCTCTTCCATAAAGATAATCATGAATTATTTAGACAGTCAGAAAAACTTGTTAAAGATGAAATTATTGGTTTAATTGCTGAAAGGAAAGGAGATTTAGCTATTGCTACTCAAATCATTCAACCAGGTGTTCCAAGAATAGCTCAAAAATCAATGGATTTTTCAGCTGTATTTACTTCTGATGTTCATATTGGTAGCTTAACATTTCTTGAAGATGCTTTTGTAAGATTTACAGACTGGTTAAATGGAGATTATGGAACTGAAGAACAGAGAGAAATCGGAAATGATATTAAGTATATGATTGTTGGTGGAGATATAGTTGATGGAATAGGTGTTTATCCAAACCAAGATAAGGAATTAGCTATTAAAGATATTACAGAACAATATGACGAAGCAGCACGTCTTCTTGGAAATATTAGAAGTGATATTAAGATTATTATTTCACCTGGAAACCACGATGCATCAAGAGTAGCTGAACCACAACCAGCGATACCTGAAAAATATGCAAAATCTCTTTATGAACTTAATAATGTTGAATTTGTAAGTAATCCTTCTATCGTAAGTCTTGATGGATGGAATACTTTAATTTACCATGGACGTGGTTTTGATGATATAGCTATTACTGTAAAAGGTTTTTCACATGAAAGGAATGATTTAATTATGGAAGAATTATTAAATAAACGTCATCTTGCACCAATTTATGGAGAAAGAACTCCTCTTGCTTCAGAGCTAGAAGATCATCTTGTCATTGATAACATTCCAGATATTTTCCATACAGGTCATGTTCATATCAATACTTATAAAAATTATAAAGGAGTTCACATGATTAATTCTGGAACTTTTCAGACACAAACAGAGTTTCAAAAAGTTCATAATATTCTTCCAACTTGTGCAGAAGTTCCAGTTCTTCATAGAGGTGTTTATAAACAATTAAAATTTATCTGA
- the amrS gene encoding AmmeMemoRadiSam system radical SAM enzyme, whose protein sequence is MIVESILYDKIDKNIDRNIKNIDEFIKEESSKNVQCNVCNHRCKIADNKYGFCLTRKNRHGTLYSCNFASISSQGIDPIEKKPLYHFLPGSLSYSLGGFGCNMRCLNCQNYIISQNLVKNRKAIEIFPEKAVENAISNNCQSISWTYNEPTMYLEYTLETALLSHKKGLKNIYVSNGYMSEKALELLIPKIDAFNIDLKSMNNEFYKDICQATLDPILDNLKVIYKNKKHLEITNLLISDFNDSNELITSLTEFIANELGKKVPIHFSRFFPHYKMEDVPPTEINKLMRAKEIAIESGLKYVYLGNVPSDQSTYCPNCNELLIERNNYNTINKRKIKDNKCVNCGEKLNIVF, encoded by the coding sequence ATGATAGTTGAGTCGATTCTATATGATAAAATAGATAAAAATATAGATAGAAATATAAAAAATATAGATGAATTCATAAAAGAGGAATCATCAAAAAACGTTCAATGCAATGTTTGTAATCATAGGTGTAAAATAGCTGATAATAAATATGGATTTTGTTTAACACGTAAAAATAGACATGGAACTCTTTATAGTTGTAATTTTGCATCAATTTCTTCTCAAGGTATAGATCCAATTGAAAAAAAACCATTGTATCACTTTCTTCCAGGATCTTTAAGTTACTCACTTGGTGGTTTTGGTTGTAATATGAGATGTTTGAATTGTCAGAACTATATCATCTCTCAAAATTTAGTGAAGAATAGAAAAGCTATTGAAATCTTTCCAGAAAAAGCTGTGGAAAATGCTATTAGTAATAATTGTCAATCGATTTCTTGGACCTATAATGAACCTACTATGTACTTAGAGTACACACTTGAAACAGCTTTATTATCTCATAAAAAAGGCCTTAAAAATATCTATGTCAGTAATGGTTATATGAGTGAAAAAGCTCTTGAACTCCTTATTCCAAAAATTGATGCCTTTAATATTGATTTGAAATCAATGAACAATGAATTTTATAAAGATATTTGTCAGGCCACTCTTGACCCTATATTAGATAATTTAAAAGTTATTTATAAAAATAAAAAACATCTTGAAATTACAAATCTTTTAATCAGTGATTTTAATGATTCAAATGAGTTAATAACTAGTTTAACAGAGTTTATAGCTAATGAATTAGGAAAAAAAGTCCCAATTCATTTTTCAAGATTTTTTCCACATTATAAAATGGAAGATGTTCCACCTACAGAAATAAATAAACTAATGAGAGCAAAAGAAATAGCTATTGAATCAGGACTAAAATATGTTTATTTAGGAAATGTCCCATCAGACCAAAGTACCTATTGTCCTAATTGTAATGAACTACTTATTGAAAGAAATAATTATAATACTATTAATAAAAGAAAAATTAAAGATAATAAATGTGTTAATTGTGGCGAAAAATTAAATATTGTATTTTAA
- the thiL gene encoding thiamine-phosphate kinase yields MSNKHLQVSNLGEKKLIERIVEKSNDFHSSINNKKNNINFTQFIGDDAALIDFKKNEDKNETYLIATSDLLIQNQHFPKQMSYFQMGWKAVTVNVSDLAAMGAKPTGILINLAIPKNLKLSYFDEIIDGILNACYYYKIPLIGGDTNQADQIIISGTALGKTKKQNTLKKYGFKKGDLIGITGELGLAALGFEILKEENIKIIKNGLKNKEISQAIIDLAIEKVLKPKARLNEGIILNKFASSATDITDGLASELYELFDADKRNNKDSNLGLRIYEDKIANEPIFKEIYKISKFLNKDILDLIFHVGEDFEVLFTFNNNNKEYSNIYNNFGSDYIIIGEINNSNRVEIEYSNEKIEKLSPKGYEHLSND; encoded by the coding sequence ATGTCAAATAAACATCTTCAAGTTTCAAATCTTGGTGAAAAAAAGTTAATTGAGAGGATTGTTGAAAAATCAAATGACTTTCATAGCTCAATAAATAATAAAAAAAATAATATTAATTTCACACAATTTATTGGAGATGATGCTGCATTAATCGATTTTAAAAAGAATGAAGATAAAAACGAAACATATTTGATAGCAACATCAGATCTTTTGATCCAAAATCAGCATTTTCCGAAACAAATGTCTTATTTCCAAATGGGATGGAAAGCTGTAACAGTAAATGTCAGTGATTTGGCAGCTATGGGAGCAAAACCAACTGGGATTTTAATTAATTTAGCTATTCCAAAAAATCTTAAACTTAGCTATTTTGATGAAATAATTGATGGAATTTTAAATGCATGTTATTATTACAAAATTCCTCTTATTGGTGGAGATACAAATCAGGCTGATCAAATCATAATCTCAGGAACTGCATTAGGAAAAACAAAAAAACAAAATACTTTGAAAAAATATGGTTTCAAAAAAGGGGACTTAATAGGGATCACTGGAGAATTGGGATTAGCTGCATTAGGATTTGAAATATTAAAAGAAGAAAATATCAAAATAATAAAAAATGGACTAAAAAATAAAGAAATTTCTCAAGCTATTATTGATTTAGCTATTGAAAAAGTTTTAAAACCAAAAGCTAGATTGAATGAAGGAATTATTCTCAATAAATTTGCTTCTTCAGCTACTGATATTACTGATGGATTAGCTAGTGAATTATATGAACTTTTTGATGCTGATAAACGTAATAATAAAGATAGTAATTTAGGATTAAGAATTTATGAAGATAAAATAGCCAATGAACCGATTTTTAAAGAAATTTATAAGATATCTAAGTTTTTAAATAAAGATATATTAGACCTTATATTCCACGTTGGAGAAGATTTTGAGGTTTTATTTACTTTTAACAATAATAATAAGGAATATTCTAACATTTATAATAATTTTGGCAGTGATTATATTATAATTGGTGAAATTAATAATTCTAATAGAGTTGAAATCGAATATTCTAATGAAAAAATAGAAAAATTATCTCCAAAAGGATATGAACACTTGTCTAATGATTGA
- a CDS encoding class II aldolase/adducin family protein, whose protein sequence is MNKNDNIRSVIEVSKYLFDRKLVSGKAGNVSARFKGSGMDIIAITPTMRSLGSIKEEDIVLIDIDGNNLTKGTPSSEINLHLAIYKANNDIGGIVHTHSPFATGFAFSDKRIKRLEGFGKITSPYLADIDYEKPGSQELADAAAHVLKNEDVLILKKHGVISTGSNVSEACSLSEFVEDIAKTQFISHTLNLSNSF, encoded by the coding sequence ATGAATAAAAATGATAATATTAGAAGTGTTATAGAAGTTTCAAAATATCTTTTTGACAGAAAATTAGTTTCAGGTAAGGCTGGAAATGTAAGTGCTAGATTTAAAGGTAGTGGGATGGATATAATAGCTATAACTCCTACTATGAGATCTCTTGGATCTATAAAAGAAGAAGATATTGTTTTAATAGATATAGATGGTAATAACTTAACAAAAGGAACACCTTCATCTGAAATTAACCTTCATTTAGCTATTTATAAAGCAAACAATGATATTGGAGGGATTGTTCACACTCATTCACCTTTTGCCACGGGGTTTGCTTTTTCAGACAAAAGGATAAAAAGACTTGAAGGATTTGGAAAGATAACTTCACCTTACTTAGCTGACATTGATTATGAAAAACCAGGAAGTCAAGAATTAGCTGATGCAGCTGCTCATGTTCTTAAAAATGAAGATGTTTTAATATTAAAGAAACATGGGGTTATATCTACTGGAAGTAATGTAAGTGAAGCATGTTCATTATCTGAGTTTGTAGAGGATATAGCTAAAACTCAGTTTATATCTCATACTTTGAATCTATCTAATTCTTTCTAA
- the rfbC gene encoding dTDP-4-dehydrorhamnose 3,5-epimerase, which yields MKKFNFIKTSIEGIFIIEPTIFGDERGYFLETYHKKEFEENGLNVNFVQDNQSKSTKGVLRGLHFQYTQPQGKLVRVIKGEVFDVAVDLRKDSTTYGEYISVILSEKNKKQFYIPPGFAHGFLVLSDEAEFTYKCTDFYNGPDEGGIIWNDPEIGIKWPLNENEMILSEKDMKWKSLSETPTDF from the coding sequence TTGAAAAAATTTAACTTTATCAAAACATCCATTGAAGGAATTTTCATTATAGAGCCAACAATTTTTGGGGATGAAAGAGGATACTTCTTGGAAACATATCATAAAAAGGAATTTGAGGAAAATGGACTAAATGTGAATTTTGTTCAAGATAATCAATCAAAATCCACTAAAGGTGTTTTAAGAGGACTTCACTTCCAATATACTCAACCTCAAGGAAAACTTGTGAGAGTAATTAAAGGGGAAGTTTTTGATGTAGCTGTTGATTTAAGAAAGGATTCCACTACTTATGGGGAATATATAAGTGTAATTCTTTCAGAAAAAAATAAAAAACAGTTTTACATTCCTCCTGGATTTGCCCATGGTTTTCTTGTGTTGAGTGATGAAGCTGAGTTTACCTATAAATGTACAGATTTCTATAATGGTCCTGATGAAGGAGGAATAATATGGAATGATCCAGAAATTGGTATTAAATGGCCATTAAATGAAAATGAAATGATATTATCTGAAAAAGATATGAAATGGAAATCTTTAAGTGAAACACCAACTGATTTTTAA
- a CDS encoding UPF0147 family protein, translating to MSNSIFGEVSEILKHIMENPSVPRNIRRAADESNTILNNEEEDETVRASAVILILDEISNDPNIPIHARTLIWEVLSKLESIKTN from the coding sequence ATGAGTAACAGTATTTTTGGTGAAGTTTCTGAAATTTTAAAACATATTATGGAGAATCCTAGTGTTCCACGTAATATTAGAAGAGCGGCAGATGAATCAAACACCATTTTGAATAATGAAGAAGAAGATGAAACTGTAAGAGCTAGTGCAGTTATTTTAATTTTAGACGAAATTAGTAACGATCCTAACATACCAATTCACGCAAGAACTCTCATTTGGGAAGTTTTAAGTAAGTTAGAATCTATTAAAACCAACTAA